A portion of the Flavobacterium magnum genome contains these proteins:
- a CDS encoding sugar 3,4-ketoisomerase, producing MEQHPEKVTTIDDALLIDIPIMHDVRGNLSVVEGDTIPFRMNRIYYLYDVPGGEERGGHAHINNQAVVIALSGSFDVVLKDGVQQKSIMLNKPSQGLLIPVGIWREIHNFSSGSVCLVIASDLFSEADYIRDYDDFLSFKHR from the coding sequence ATGGAACAGCATCCTGAAAAAGTAACGACGATCGACGACGCATTGCTGATAGACATCCCGATCATGCACGATGTGCGCGGAAACCTTTCCGTCGTGGAAGGCGATACGATCCCGTTCAGGATGAACCGCATTTACTACCTCTATGATGTCCCGGGCGGGGAGGAGCGGGGAGGGCATGCCCACATTAACAACCAGGCCGTCGTTATTGCGTTAAGCGGAAGTTTTGATGTGGTGCTGAAAGACGGCGTCCAACAAAAATCAATCATGCTCAATAAACCCAGTCAGGGCCTTCTCATCCCGGTCGGGATCTGGCGTGAGATCCACAATTTTTCGTCTGGCTCGGTTTGCCTCGTCATTGCGTCCGACCTTTTTTCAGAGGCCGATTATATCCGGGATTACGACGATTTCCTCTCATTTAAACACCGATGA